The Thermocrinis ruber genome has a window encoding:
- a CDS encoding NADH-quinone oxidoreductase subunit J family protein, protein MMQWIAFLFFASMTLLSALGVVLLPNIIYVILSLLSTLVMVAGIFFVAGAELVGALQLLIYAVAIAVFYVLVLTAVPWEKALKKDSHYRIEGILTFPILLAFYLEIILVFLIGVSVSPKGQIREFIQKLGNTEVVGSILFSKYFFAFELVSLVLLVGMIGAVLIGRKEDKTYEDSTS, encoded by the coding sequence ATGATGCAGTGGATTGCCTTCCTGTTTTTTGCCTCTATGACCCTTCTGTCAGCCCTTGGTGTAGTCTTGCTTCCAAATATTATCTATGTGATCCTCTCCTTGCTCTCTACCTTGGTTATGGTGGCGGGTATATTCTTTGTGGCGGGGGCGGAGTTGGTGGGAGCTTTGCAACTTCTCATCTATGCAGTCGCCATAGCAGTCTTTTACGTACTGGTGTTAACCGCGGTGCCTTGGGAGAAAGCCCTTAAAAAGGACAGTCATTACCGTATTGAAGGAATTTTGACCTTTCCCATACTCTTGGCTTTTTACTTGGAGATCATACTGGTTTTTCTCATAGGTGTTAGTGTGTCTCCCAAGGGTCAAATAAGGGAGTTCATCCAAAAACTTGGCAACACAGAGGTGGTGGGCTCTATTCTCTTTAGTAAGTACTTTTTTGCCTTTGAGCTGGTGTCCCTGGTGCTTTTGGTGGGTATGATTGGGGCGGTGCTCATAGGAAGGAAGGAGGATAAAACCTATGAAGATAGTACCTCTTGA
- a CDS encoding NuoI/complex I 23 kDa subunit family protein — protein sequence MIKKVFEKPLSWLERILFIDFIRGLSVTIRHAFSKTITTHYPYEKLTPPKRFRGFFGHKVVDGTEPQPAFDEWVERFKIEVEPGRSRCVVCLLCKRACPVPQLFEIEGEKLPNGKRRVSVFNMNMLLCTFCGFCVDACPVDCLFQSDIHETASYSRKDSVLTLEVLERIGRDWQRRREKEPDRIWIDDAQRMRLWYENDLKLPEVKKQ from the coding sequence ATGATTAAAAAGGTCTTTGAAAAACCACTTTCTTGGCTTGAGAGGATCCTTTTTATAGACTTTATAAGGGGCCTTTCCGTTACCATAAGACACGCCTTTAGTAAAACAATAACTACCCACTATCCTTACGAAAAGCTCACTCCGCCCAAAAGGTTCAGGGGGTTTTTTGGTCATAAGGTGGTGGATGGCACTGAGCCACAGCCCGCCTTTGACGAGTGGGTGGAGAGGTTTAAGATTGAAGTGGAACCCGGTAGAAGCAGGTGTGTGGTATGCTTGCTGTGTAAAAGGGCTTGCCCTGTTCCTCAGCTCTTTGAGATAGAGGGAGAAAAACTGCCCAACGGCAAGAGAAGGGTAAGCGTCTTTAACATGAACATGCTTCTTTGTACTTTTTGTGGTTTTTGCGTGGATGCTTGCCCGGTGGATTGCCTCTTTCAGAGCGACATCCACGAAACCGCCAGCTATAGCAGGAAGGACTCGGTCTTAACCTTGGAGGTGCTGGAGCGTATAGGTAGGGACTGGCAGAGGAGAAGGGAAAAGGAACCAGACAGAATTTGGATAGACGACGCCCAAAGGATGCGCCTTTGGTACGAAAACGACCTAAAGTTGCCAGAGGTGAAAAAGCAATGA
- the nuoH gene encoding NADH-quinone oxidoreductase subunit NuoH: MESLFVQLLVIGIKILVILGVVLGLGAYLTLVERKVAAHIQRRPGPMVVGWHGLLQPLADGLKLITKEDIFPRAGNRFLYNLALVLALVPAVLVFAVVPFGPEFEVFGVKVKPILTDVNVGLLLVFALGSMTVYAIALAGWASNSKYALIGSMRKAGIIVSYEVVITFAVMGPVILAGTLSTYEIVQQQINQKLWYIWLQPIAFVIYMFAMLAEAGRVPFDIQEAEAELVTGFTVEYGGIKFGLFPLVEWYVEVLSLSAIAVVLFLGGWSPINIPFLGFVDPLFFLGPLSPFVWFVLKVALLFLFVLWLHWTLPRYRIDQITETAWKVMLPLTFVNLVLTAVIAPIVWR, from the coding sequence ATGGAGAGCCTTTTTGTCCAGCTACTGGTGATAGGGATAAAAATATTAGTCATATTGGGAGTTGTCCTTGGGCTTGGTGCTTACCTTACCTTGGTAGAAAGAAAGGTGGCGGCGCACATCCAAAGAAGACCCGGACCTATGGTGGTGGGATGGCACGGACTCTTGCAACCCTTGGCGGACGGACTAAAGCTAATTACCAAAGAGGACATATTCCCACGCGCCGGCAACAGGTTTTTATACAACTTGGCCTTGGTGCTCGCCCTTGTGCCCGCGGTCCTCGTCTTCGCGGTGGTTCCCTTTGGTCCGGAGTTTGAGGTTTTTGGTGTAAAGGTAAAGCCCATCCTGACGGATGTGAACGTGGGGCTACTTTTGGTCTTTGCCCTCGGTTCTATGACGGTTTATGCCATAGCCTTGGCAGGTTGGGCATCCAACTCCAAATACGCACTCATTGGTAGTATGAGAAAAGCAGGCATAATAGTTTCTTATGAGGTGGTAATCACCTTTGCGGTTATGGGTCCTGTCATTCTCGCAGGTACTCTCTCTACCTACGAGATCGTTCAACAACAGATTAACCAAAAGCTCTGGTATATATGGCTTCAGCCCATAGCCTTTGTGATATACATGTTTGCCATGCTGGCGGAGGCGGGAAGAGTTCCCTTTGACATTCAGGAGGCGGAGGCGGAGTTGGTGACGGGCTTTACCGTAGAGTACGGGGGCATAAAGTTTGGTCTCTTTCCCTTGGTGGAGTGGTATGTGGAGGTGCTTTCTCTGTCTGCCATAGCGGTGGTTCTATTTTTGGGCGGATGGTCTCCCATAAACATTCCCTTCTTGGGCTTTGTGGACCCGCTGTTTTTCTTGGGACCGCTGTCTCCCTTTGTTTGGTTTGTTTTAAAGGTGGCCCTGCTCTTTCTTTTCGTTCTTTGGCTCCACTGGACCCTACCAAGGTATAGGATAGACCAGATTACAGAGACCGCCTGGAAGGTAATGCTCCCGCTTACTTTTGTAAATTTGGTGCTTACCGCAGTCATTGCACCCATTGTATGGAGGTGA
- a CDS encoding NADH-quinone oxidoreductase subunit D yields the protein MPWAKEEDFLELKKKFKDLQIEVKPTITNLHIPKHELIELLKDLKQMGYKLFIDHSVVDFPERSPRFQAFYILYNVDERKRVMVKTWTDGTLPSIEKLWFAGKWAERECYDMFGIQYEGHENLVRAFMWETYQYHPLRKDFPLEGYANEYLPSLNEVLWGENLQGLMNYDRMHTPVPTLEDLEITEKRRLKKKAQLVLNWGPLHPGTHGTMWFLFDLEGERVVQCDVILGQLHRGVEKLAENEMYNQFLVYTDRMDYISALCSNQAWVVAVERLLGIEDLVPEKAKYIRTMMSELQRINSHLLWLGTYALDIGALTIFLYAFKEREKIMDIIEGITGARLTISYPRIGGVRMDLPEGALEVIKAFVKRFPKELKDWETILSRNRIWLRRNVGVGIIEKEDVYYYGLTGAVARASGVPYDIRKFEPYDAYPWVEFDVPVGENGDVYDRYLVRLEEMRQSIRIIEQCVSKLEKMPKSAPFFAESPDPKKLKLSLDGIGLKVPEGEIYSSGENPRGELGFYIYSTGGVKPYRVKIRPGSMYNLCIYPKLMKDRVIADAVAILASLDPVVGEIDR from the coding sequence GTGCCCTGGGCTAAGGAAGAAGATTTTTTGGAACTGAAGAAGAAGTTTAAAGACCTGCAGATTGAGGTAAAGCCTACCATCACAAACCTTCATATCCCAAAGCACGAACTCATTGAACTTCTCAAGGACCTAAAACAAATGGGCTATAAGCTGTTTATAGACCACTCGGTGGTGGATTTTCCTGAAAGGTCTCCGAGGTTCCAAGCCTTTTACATACTCTACAATGTGGATGAGCGAAAGAGGGTTATGGTAAAAACTTGGACGGATGGAACACTTCCCAGTATTGAAAAGCTTTGGTTTGCAGGCAAGTGGGCGGAGAGGGAATGCTACGATATGTTTGGCATTCAGTATGAGGGGCACGAAAACTTGGTGCGCGCCTTTATGTGGGAAACTTATCAGTATCACCCACTCAGGAAGGACTTTCCCTTGGAAGGTTATGCCAACGAATACCTTCCATCCCTCAATGAAGTTTTGTGGGGTGAGAACTTACAGGGGCTCATGAACTACGACCGCATGCATACTCCTGTGCCCACCTTGGAGGATTTGGAAATTACCGAAAAGAGAAGGTTAAAGAAAAAGGCACAGCTGGTTTTGAACTGGGGACCCTTGCATCCGGGAACCCACGGTACCATGTGGTTCCTGTTTGACTTGGAGGGGGAAAGGGTTGTCCAGTGCGATGTGATCTTGGGACAACTTCACCGGGGTGTAGAAAAGCTGGCGGAGAACGAAATGTACAACCAGTTTTTGGTCTATACGGACCGTATGGATTATATCTCTGCCCTATGCTCCAACCAAGCTTGGGTGGTGGCGGTGGAAAGGCTTTTGGGTATAGAGGACTTGGTGCCCGAGAAGGCAAAGTACATACGCACCATGATGTCCGAACTGCAGAGGATCAACTCTCACCTTCTTTGGCTTGGGACCTACGCCTTGGACATTGGAGCCCTAACTATATTCTTGTATGCCTTCAAGGAAAGGGAAAAGATCATGGACATCATAGAGGGCATCACCGGTGCAAGGCTTACCATAAGCTACCCAAGGATAGGTGGTGTTAGGATGGACCTGCCGGAGGGTGCCCTTGAGGTTATAAAAGCCTTTGTGAAGAGATTTCCCAAAGAGTTGAAGGATTGGGAAACCATACTGAGCAGGAACAGGATATGGCTAAGAAGAAACGTGGGTGTGGGAATAATAGAGAAGGAGGATGTGTATTATTATGGGCTGACTGGGGCGGTGGCAAGGGCTTCTGGTGTGCCCTACGACATAAGAAAGTTTGAACCTTATGACGCTTACCCATGGGTGGAGTTTGATGTGCCAGTGGGAGAAAATGGGGATGTGTACGACCGTTATCTGGTGCGGTTGGAGGAGATGCGTCAGAGTATCCGGATTATAGAGCAGTGCGTAAGCAAGTTGGAAAAGATGCCCAAATCTGCTCCCTTCTTTGCGGAATCTCCGGATCCCAAAAAGTTAAAGTTGTCCTTGGACGGAATAGGTCTAAAGGTACCGGAGGGTGAAATCTACTCTTCTGGCGAAAATCCACGGGGAGAACTGGGCTTTTACATATACTCCACCGGTGGCGTAAAGCCTTACCGGGTAAAGATAAGGCCAGGCTCTATGTACAACCTGTGTATCTATCCTAAGCTTATGAAGGATAGGGTTATTGCGGATGCGGTTGCCATATTGGCTAGCCTTGACCCAGTGGTGGGTGAAATAGACCGCTGA